The nucleotide sequence CGAAGGCGCCCTTGGCCCTCCTGCGCCGCTGCAGCCAGGCTCACTAACGGGCTCCCCCGGGCCTGGCCCCTCGGGCTCATCCGATCGCTGTGTCGCTCGGGGTCTGTCGGGGTGCTCACAGCAAAGGGCCATGTCAGACAGGCATAGGCGGCAGGGAGGTAAGTGGGGCTTCCTCTCGCCCCACTGGCTGCTGTTAGGAGCTGTGTCTCAGCAGTTGGGCTCTCCTCGGCTCTCCAGTGAAAGGAGGAAATCATCAGCGAAGTGGGGGTGAATGGCTGTGGTAATTAAAGAGCCTTCAGTCCACTCCTTGTCTGCTTGCAGCACTACCTTGTGAAAGTTTAGCTACTGTCGGATTGTCCCTGTGTGTGGCCTGAGCTCCAGGCAGGACACGCATGTCTTTGGGGTTCCTTATTGAGGTGTCCCTTCCCCTCTGGCTGCTTGCTCACAGCTGAAAAGGAATTCTGATGACATGCTTTATTTCTTGTGCAAATTACACAGGTTAAATAGCTGTGGTTTACTTATTAAGAGGTCCCTTCTGAGGACCTAGGAAGCATTGATTTTTATGAGTGTGATTAGTGTCAGTATTTTTTGAACTCGATAAGTAATGTGATTTCACAGCCTTTCTTCCCCTAATGGTGGATTTCCTCCATATGCaatgctcagcaaaggaaacctcaaGGCAGGAGAGCTTAAGAGTtttaaataggtttttaaaagttGTGTAAAACAGTGGCATTCGGGCTCATTGATTATGGAGTCTTTCCCCTTCAAGTTGTTCTTTTATCTCATTCCAACGCCTGCAGCGATTGCATTAATGACCACGGCAGTGATCTCCACCTGTGACCATGGTATCGTAGCCAAGATCAAGAGAGTGATCATGGAGAGAGACACTTACCCTCGGAAGTGGGGTTTAGGTCCAAAAGTAAGTGGGACTGGGCGTGTGCCCTGCTGCCTTATTCTGTTTTGCCTTGTTGAATCCTCACTTGGGCAGCTCCCACTGTGTGTCCACTGCCACGTCCTTGCCTcgtgctgggctctggggagtCAGTGGTAAGTAGAAACGGGCCTGTCTCAGACCTTAGAGATTTCAGTCTAAGGGGGACAGTAGATAGGCAGTGCTCAAATTGCACAGTGGCGTGGTGAGGGCCTTAGGAAGGGGTGTGGAGAGGTGCCTAACACGTCAATCAGCAGTCCCCGATGAAGGCTTCGGCCTGGTCGGGGAGTCGGGGTGAGGGATCTGGAGCCACGCCCGTGTGCGGTACGTAGTGTTAGATGTTGAGGTGAAGCGGGGAGGGAAGAGTCCAGGGCTGATggaatagcatgtgcaaaggccctgtggtcaAAATGACACTGCAGAGGCTCCCACTGGTACAAAAAGGTTTGCAACCTTTCGTAAGTCCCATGTTTGCTCCTATTAGAGGGAGGGTGAGTTTGGAGCACTCTGCTGAGAACACCCAAGGGGGGCACCttatttgctgtgtgtgtgtggtcgtGGTACATGTTTTATGTGTTGACACTGTACTAACGTTGAAACCCTGACGGTCCACCAGGCAAGTCAGAAGAGGCTGATGATCAAGCAGGGCCTTTTGGACAAGCACGGCAAGCCCACGGACAACACGCCTGCCGCCTGGACACAGGAGTACGTGGACTACAGGTAAGGGCGGGCGGGATGTTTCCCAGCCACGTGGTGGGCAGAGGGCACGCTGGCTGCAGTGCTATAGTGAccgcaggggaggaggggaaggcggGGAGCCCAGACGTGGGAAAGGGGTGGATTTAGTTTGGGGGAAACGTGTAGGACCTGAGGGGACTGGCCTTGGGGCGTGTGGAGTAGCCGCTTAGGGCGTTGGGCAGCACGACAGACAGTTAACCCTTTCTAGTCTGGCTCGTGGCACTGCAGCAGGAGTCAGTCTGCGACAGCAAGTGGTGAGTTGTTCTGTCCAGCATCAGGATGTTGATGGTGGCCTTAGGCTTGCCGGATCTGCTGGGAACGACTCTCACCTGTCGCTCCTCTTTCAGCGATTCTGCCAGGAAAGACGTCAAAGCCCCCCAGGTAGTTGCCGAAGCAGTCAAAGCCCCAAAGGTGAGTGGCGTGCTCTGAGGGCTTCGCCATGTGCCGTCCAGCCACACGTGCTGGCTCAGCGGGGTGGGCCTTCCTGCCCCCCTCGGGCTCTGCAGGCTCCAGTTCACGTTCCCTGTCGTGTCTGCTGGCAGGGGTGTGGGCTCAGCTGAGGCCATGACCCCGGAACAGGGTTGGGTCAAGGGGCGGCACAGGCATGTTGAAGTAGAGACCATGACGCTCGGGACCGGACAAACCCCTCCGGACGGCACCAGCTCAGTGTTGCGACCGTCCGCGGGAAGCACGCGGTGGCTGCTCGGCTCGGGGGCGGCGGGCTGTTGGTGTTAGACTGCAGGATGGCTTGTCTGTACCTCGGGTGGCACAGAGTGTCCTGAGAAGAGCTGCTTGGGGCCCGCGCTTGCCTGTCTTCTCTGAGCACTCGTGGGAGCGCCCCTGGGGGGCATGCGGTCCTGCCTTTGGCTTCAGTGAGGACGTGGCCTTTCTGGCCCGGCCCTGTGTTGCTGCCCTGGCGCTCCTGCTGTGCCCCTGGCTTCCTGGTCTTTGAACCCTTGGTAAACAAAGCCCTGTTGGGGTCTTTGAAAACTTCCTGTTGGATCCAATCAGCGTCTTCTCTGCTGGCTCCTCCCCTTTTGACTTACTGAAACTTTCTCATCCGCATTTGCCCAAGATCTTAACATTTGATCAATTGTCTCCACCTTAGCGGAAGCGAGAGAGTGAAAGCGATGAAAcctcttcagtggctccccagttggtcaagaaggaaaagaagaagaagaaagacaagaAGGCCAAAGCTGCTCTGGAGAGTGTGGACGAGCCGGGAGATGGGGTGTGTATAAACACGTCCAGGGCCCAGGGCTCTCTTTGTCCTTGAAGGGGAAGGAATTGCCCGCTGGTGCTGGCTTGGTTACTCGGGGAGTTGCCCTGTGGGAAGGACGGGGCCGGGCCCAGCTTTTTTATAGTAGCGGCTCAGAGTTAGGGTTGTGTTgatggtgggtggggagggtgcaTGGCTGGGGGATCTAAATGCAGGGGCACCGTGGAAAACGCGGGATTTGTGTTATGTGCAAAATTTACGTATTGCAGGATATCCTTACGGATCCTGAAAAGGCTTAGTTGACTGTGTGGAACTTCCCTGATTTCCTTTGGGGAGAGTGGCAGTGCTTAACAGACGCTTGCTTTCTCTTTCCCCCAGGACAGTGACACcaccaaaaagaagaagaagaagaagaaaataaaagtggaaatctTCGCTGACTAGTGGACGCCGCTTGAAGCACTGTGTCCAGGTGGGAGGAGGAGTTAAAGCCTTATTGAGAAAACATAACTACATTTGTTCTTGAGGGAATGAACCTGAGATCCCGGAAAGGGCGGAGAGTCCGGCGTGTTGGAGCAGCTGCTGCGACCTTGCTGACGTCCCCTGGCGCGGTCATCCCATCTTGTCCTGTTTTAAGGACACCGGTGAAGGGGGCGGGTGTCTCCCCTTCAGACCCGGCACTGCCCGGTGAGCATCCGCAGCTGTTTCCTGGGGGCCGTTTTCACGTCATGGGCCTCTCCTAGTTTGCGTCCCCCTTCCCTCAtcaaaaaagtttataaaaatcaaGTCTGCTCAGCAAAATGGTATAgggcaagtaaaaaaaaatataactgaatcatgttATTAATTGAGGGGTAATCATTTTTCCAGTGTCTTGTGAGGACTCTAGTGTCAGTCTCCTCTGTCACCCCGTATTTCCCTTCTAGATGGAGGCCTGGCCAAGGGCTCTGTCGTTCCATCTCATGAGTTATTTCCAGTCGCTTCTTCACTGCTTGTGTATATAGGCACCACTTCAGACACTTAAATCCACCTGTGAGAGAATCCCCCAAAAACCATGTCTCTGTTCTTTGTTTTAATCCTCAGTTAGCTTCATTGCTGGGAGAAGGTTgtaatttttacttattaaagtttacttatgaaatttttaaagtattcctGTTGGATTTTCTGATTGTTGATCTCAAACTAGGaggacagaaaatatattttgattaaaaatgttgggtttccctggtggtgcagtgcttgccgatgcaggggacacgggtttgagccctggtccgggaaggtcccacatgccgtggagcggctgggcccgtgagccacggccgctgagcctgcgcgtccggagcctgtgctccgcaacgggagaggccacaacagtgagaggcaaaaaaaaaaaaaaaatgtagggacCTTTATGTCCTAGTTGAAATTTGATGCTTTTCCTTTATGTTtggttacttttctttctctggttctgcGTCTTGTAACACTTCCCTTTGGGCCCGTCATCTGGCATGAGATCAGATACTCTGGAATCTTCATCAAGACACTGACGAGATAAGAGGGGACTCATCACAAATTAAGTGATGTCCAAACTACTTGAGAGGAGAAAGGTTCTCAGTATTACGTGGTGGGTGTGCAGGGCAGGAGGTGCCAGTGCCTGTGTCTGTTGACAGCCCTTAAGTATCTGCAGACACATCTGGGCGCAAACTCGACGAAGGGAGCCACTGAAGCTTTTGCTTGGGCTGGAGGCCGGGTGAGTGACAAGAGAGGGCGCAGTGATGGAGGATGTTTAGGAATCTGAAGGCCTTGGTGAGAGGTCTAGAGCAGTTTGTGGGGAAGTGCTGCACTGCTGGCTTGTCACGGCCTCTGCTGCCCGGGACCCTGAGCGCAAGTTGCACACCTGGGCCCTAGACGTGCCAGGATGTACGCCTCCGGGAAGTTCAGTGTGTGGCCACGGTGGGTTCCCATCTGGGGTAAGATGCTCTGGGGTGCTTGTCTACGTGGGCGCTAGATTCAGGAGACCTGcagtgtgacttttttttttttttaacatctttattggggtataattgctttacaatggtgtgttagtttctgctttataacaaagtgaatcagtcatacataaacatatgttcccatatgtcttccctgttgcgtctccctccctcccaccctccccatcccacccctccaggctgtctgcAGTGTGACTTTTGAGGGCACAACTGCATCTTAGTTCTTTGGGGCTAATGTGACTCTCAGCTGTGTGAACAAGGGAGCAGAGTATTTTGTTCTGGACACAGTTTAAATCTGGGCAGCAAGTCTGGGGTGCTCTGAAAACCATGTTGAGAATAGAAGAGAAAGCTAAAAGGAGTGGTTATTAGGAGGAAAGATAGATCTGGTAGACATGTCGAAACCAAGGCCAATGCAAGTGGAAGCAAGGACTTCAGAGCACTCTCCCCACTGGAGCAGAAACTGGACGGTCCCCTTACACCTTTGCTcccaaaatgttttttgtttgtttgttttgttttttgcggtatgcgggcctctcactgttgtggcctctcccgttgcggagcacaggctccggatgcgcaggctcagcggccatggctcacgggcccagccgctccgcggcatgtgggatcttcccggaccggggcacgaacccgtgtcccctgcatcggcaggcggactcccaaccactgcgccaccagggaagcccccaaaatgtttttatatgttaCACACACGTATGTGTTCACATGCACATGCCTGGCCCAGCACACAGGCACCAGCCACGTGCATGTAGGCTTTTAGCCTGACTGACCTCTATAAGGTCCTCACAGGCCTGAGGGAGACTTGTGAACCCAGCAGAGGCGTCTGGTGTTGGTACCATCCTCCAGCAGCTGCTCCCAGAGGCTTGGGGCACAGGTCGAAACCCAGAGAGTTAAAAGGTACAAGGTCATTGGCGTTTTATTTTAACACCGCAACACTTTTATTGCTTTTGAGGGTTTCGCTAGAGCAGACCTCATCCTATTGCACAGCTGTTTCATTTGGCAGTTTAGAAAGTTGCAGTTAAAGCTTTCTTCAAAGCAAAGACAAATGAAATGCCCAGTGTGATTGAAGGtaaaggagtgcaggcttcagagGGACAGGGTCCATTGCTTTTCCTCCCCGTGTGTACCATCTTTGATCAGCAGCTGTGTTTGGATAGTACTTCCGGACCCCAATTTCCAGAGATCCTTTGGAAATCCTGATCCACGGGGCCCCGTCTATCAGGGAAGTCAGAGCCCAGCCCTTCAGAAACCTGAACAAGATGGATACCCACTGGTCATGAGGATAGTTGCAGAGAGCTGGAAGCTGACACAGAGCTAGCTGGGGCGATCCTGTTTGTCTTAAAGCAAGGGGAATGGAGTTCCTAAGGCTCGACAGGGGCCCATAGTCGTTCCCCCTGTTCTGCAAGCTTAGTAAACCCAGGAGACGGGCACCCACTGCGGAGAACTGCATGCCCGGTCAAAGGCTTCTTGCAATTTCTTAAGGGTTTCATCGACGCTGTTATTGACCAGTGAGAGGTCAAAGTAGTGAGCATACTGGCCACGGATGGCCTCGGAGTCCTTCTGCAGCTGCTGCAGGGCTTCCGTCtgtggaggagacagagaaagggagggagggggagagagggcgTCATGGATGGAGCAGGGATCCACCCGTCTGCACCCCAGCACCACCGACTCCAGTAAAACGTACAAGTACAGTGAGATTGTGTTTCCCCTCTAGCAGATTTCACCGAAGATGAAACTGCATAACATGCTCCTGGCATAGGGATGACCTCTCTCAACGTTCCCAACACAATCCTGCCTGGAATCTCTCCTACAGATATATTTGCACGTGTCAAACGCCGTACGCACAGGGCCATCGACCGTcgtattatttataataagttTTAAACCTAAATAGCCATCAAGAAGGCAATGAGGAGACTAAATGAGTGTCTGCTACATCCACACGATGCGAGACCACACAGCTACTGAGAAAGACCCGGGGAGGTCCCCACGCACAGGTTCAGCGCAAAGCAAGGCGCCTGCAGGGTGGGTTTGGGGCGGCTCGGCTCTGGGGAGCGGGGAGGCCTTTCAACACGGTCCTGGCCTCCTTCCCGCCCCTCCCCGCACAGCACGCACCACGTGGGCCCAGGGCCGCCTCTGTTCTTCAcagtccctgccctgcccccagatGCCCCTCTTAAGCCCATGTCGCACCAGTGTCAGGATCTGCTCTTCTGGAACAATGGCCTGGCTAGTGCATTAACAACTGTGTGCCGAACAGACGGGACAGGCACACGTGCTCTGGCCCCTGGCCGGGCGGGAAGGGGACAGCAGCAggcagggttaggtttagggtcgGGAAGCTGAGCTCTGCCGGCGCTCTGGCCAACGATCCGGACCGATGCCCGGTCCTCACGGGCCTGGAGAGcggcccccaccaccacccagcaCAGACCCTTCATCCCACCTGAGTGCCCTGGTCAGTGGGTGCGATGAACACAATGAAGGGTGAAAGTTCTGCCGTCCGAACAATCTTCAGGGTCTGGAAAAAGGgagtggaggaagaagagaggggaagaaaaggagTTAGCTGTCGTGACGGGCCTTTGCGATTGGCATCTTCGGGCCTCGCCAACCCCcgcaccgtctccagcatttctGGTCCTGCTGTTCTTCCGCCAGGTGATCCCAGGGAAAGCTCGTGGCACAGATCTGCACTCGCGGGAGGGTCCCACGAGCTGTGCCCTTCAGCACCCTTTTCCCATCCGCTCCTGCCTTCCATGCCTACCCACCTGGGGCTCAATGTCAAGGATGGCGATCTTGTCCTGCTCGTGGATCTGGTGCACTGTTTCAAATTTGGTGCCAAACATGTTGCCCTGGTAGCTGCCAAACTCCAAGAACTCGTTGGCAGCGATGCTCCGCGTCATCTCCGCTGTGGAGACGAAGTGGTACTCCTTCCCGTCTTCTTCACTCTTCTTGGCCGGCCGTGTCGTATCTGTGCACGAGAACCCAAATCCCTGAGCAACTCAGGGCCTCCTGGGCTCCCGAGGGCTCGGACGCTGGCGTCGCCACCGCCACCCCAGCTGCGTTTAGCGCACGGAGTTTCCCGGAGGGATGTCTCACACAGGACCCCGAGGGGCTGACTTTGGGAAACAAAGAGGACCAGGAAGTCCCCCATCCGCCCAGAACACATTTAACTGTCAAGAGCCAGAGTACCATCCTCCTCCCTTTATGAAGAGGCATCTCTCAAACACCAACCCCAGGGACACGGAAgctcagaaatgaagaaatgacagctgaaaatattttagaaacagaTCTCCGGGCTACAGTCAGGATTTCTGGGAAGTACACTGAAAGTCTCCTTTTCGTTGTTTGGAAAGAAGAGTACTCTGGTTTGCTTTAAACTCACACTGTTAAATGCTGGAATGTCCTTAAGTCACAACGTTTACGATTACTCATGTAAGTGATCCTCTGAGTAAAACGTGCTACGGATGCTGTAGCTTGAGACGCGACCCCCTGGTCGCCTGCGTCATCCTCTGGTCTGTCTCAACGGGCACCTTCTCCTCAATCCACAACTGCCGCGCGTCTTTCTTTCCATCTTATAAAACGATGACTCTTCTTTGACCTGAGTTATCCTCACCTCTTACCCTTTCTAACTCACTTCTCATTCTAACTTACTGAATGATGGAACTGTCGTGGTTATTTCTACCTCCAAGGCCTTCTGCTTTCTGACCCCAGTGTGTCACTCTGTCCTCAAAGGCAAAATggagaaggaataaaaaaaatacaaataacaggTTTAGAATCCAGTTTTCTACACAGATTCGCTCCTGGGAATGCAACTAATCTAAGCGTCCGCCTGACTGCTGGCCTGACCCTTCTACAGCAGCTGCTGGGGTTACGGGGGCCTTACTGAGCGCTACTTTGAGAAAACATTTCATGAAAATTGGTGGCTGTCCTGTAATTTCCTTAGCCACTCAATGGACCGGAAGAGAGCTCTCAGAGTGATTTAGGCATATGAGAAAgtgtttataatataaattaaaatgaaagaaagtaacATAAGTTTTTAATAACATATTATTTGTTTAATCTTTTAAAGCAGTATAAAAATGTTGACCGCTGCTTCTCTTATGTAGACAAACAGCACAGCTACTTTTTTAGTGGGAGCAACTATGGGCACAAATTTGTATCTTTCCaaattggcttttctttttataatcaaacattttttttaaaaaaatcacaaaggagggacttccctggcggtccggtggttaggactcagcgctctcactgctggggcctgggtgtcatccctggtcagggaactaagaccttGCAAGCGGTGCGGTGCAgctgaagaaaaacaaatcacaaaggaaaagacagaTGACCGTGGCAACGTGTCCTTGAGGCCCCCGAGCTACTCACACGGGGCGGGGTACTCGAACTTGTCCGGGCTCTGGCTGAGCAGGGCGCTCTTGATGTGGCTGCGGCCCACGCCGCTGGCTCCTGCACAGACAGAGGAGATAAAGGCTTCCATTTCTTGCCCCAGGCACAAAGGTGGGGCTAGGAAGAGGAATGGGTTAGGGGTTTTCATCTCTCAGACCCTCGAGATGAGCTACAGGTCAAAGCGAGTTGCGTGGCTTCTGGGCTGGTGTCAGGAGGACCGGGGGCTCCAGGCGCTGGGGTCCCAGTTAGGATTCCGAAGACAACTGGCATTTCCGCAGAGGAGCCAGCTACCACATggcattttctgtttatttctgaaGTATATTTGCCTTACTGGACTCTGAATGGAACTGACTTTTACTGGAAATTTAAACAGAACCCTCATACAGGTCCTCTAACCAACTCATGTTTTCACTCTAAAGATGGGGAGGACCCGGAAGCATAGGCCTGGAGCACCCCTACTGCCGCCAGACGGACAGACAGCCCGAAAGAGTTAGTTGCTGAAAACCATGTGAGGTTTACCCTATGTTGTAACGTGAACCCGGTAAGGACTCAGAAAACTCCTTATATCTGCTCCACGTGGAGGACCCAAGACACCTGCCTTCccgtttccttttcttcctcactgcccttgtttttttgtttgtttgtttgttttgtttttttgagagagggagtgagggaggttACGTACTGCAGGCAGggaaataagaacagaaatgCAGAGATGTACTCTAAGTGGCAAAGCAATGAGAAGATACCGATGAGCACGAGGGTCTTCCTCTTGAACGCAGGGAGCCGAACAACTTCCTCGTAAGAAACAACATCCAACTGATCAAAaactagagacaaagaaaagcaaGCCGTGTTCATGCCAGAGCTGGGCACACAGCGAAGGCTGCGACCGGCTATACCGGCTCGGACAGCATCAGGGACAACCTGGATCGTGGATGCCCTTCCTTGGGGtctattttttggttttcccaaCCCCCGCACCATATAAACTCAGCACGGCTGTTGGTCAGTCCTCTGGACTCGGATTTTCTCTAATCTTTTGGCCCCCAACCTCTCCACTTCTTCTCCACAGTTCGTTACCCGATGCGCCTGTCATCTCCCCTTATCTCCAGCTCGCGCTGctgtcccttcctctctgccACCAGCGCGATGCTCCGGCCACATCTGCCTCACTGGAGGCCCCTGACATAGCTTTTAGGCCCTGTGCTTTGCTCCTGTCTTTCTCTAGAATGCTCCCGGCAGGAaggaggcattcaataaatagtggCGCAATCGCAGATTATTCTTCACTTGCTATCTACAATCCACTCAAACGCATTTATAATGTTCATATATTTCCAAACATGGCAGCTAAGGGACAAAGTGTGAATTAGTTCTAAGGAAAACAGGCCACTGTCTGGGGCTGCTCAGACCCTGCAGTTGGCCACACTGATGGCACTGATGTACTGAGAAGGGTCTGGAAGACTGTTGGGTTGGCTCCCTGGGGGTGAGAACGATGTGCCGGGCAGCGGGGAGGCTGGGGAGCGTACTTGCGCTGTGCTTGGCCAGGTACTTGTCtttgtactttttcttcttcccgAAGGGACTGCAGCTCGGAGCCTCACTCGGAGCAGACTGAGCCCCGCTCGCCACGCGCCTGGAGGGAAGAGATGACCGAGGACACTGGTGGCTTCTTGGTGTAAAAGCCCGGGGTCATTCGCCTGTGCCGTCCCTTCTACACAGAACCCCCAGACCCATGTGCCTCCTGCCCTTTGTGTCATCCCAGACCCCGTCCTCCTCCGGCAGAGAAAGAGGGGGCTGCAGTCCCAACGCGGGCTTAGGGACCTAAAGCTTAGGGAAGGCATTTGTGGCAACACAGATCCACGGATGAAGGGAGAGCCAGTCGTCCTCCTTCACCCATAAGGGCCAGTCAGGCTCATCAAGGCATCAttggcccccccaccccgcccattCTTCCAGGAAAAGTGGAAGGTTGGCCCGGTTGAGAAACAGAAACTATACACAGGATGAGATTTCCGTAGCTGAGCAGCGTGGCGGCCATGGGTCCCCGCCATTGGCAGCTCACCACTCCTGCAGCTCGGGGGAGGGGATCAGGCCCGCCGACCCCTGGGAGGATCCTTCCACCCGTCCCTGCCACCAGTTGCTGTcatccttgttgatgatctggATGACATCCCCGGTGACGAACTTCAGCCCCGCCTCCTTGCAAGGGATCAGGTTGTCCTTTTTGGGATCATAGTCAAACTGTGCTCTCATGAACATCTGAAAAAGAAGGCTACTATCTGAAATGCACTTGTTTCCTTGTGAACGCGCCCGAAGTCCTGACCCCACGATCTACTTCTACACGGAAGCTTGTCAGTTACAATACACGGATACACGTGCTCACCATAGCATTATCTATTAGAGCGAAATATTAGAAACAATCTGATTTTCCAAGAATGGGGAATTAATTAAATACGGCCATCTACAGAATATATTACCATGCAACTATAAAGATCAATTTGTAGAAGAGTATTTAATGTCCTGGGAAAATGCTGCTGATATAACATTAAATGAGAAtatcattaaataaaaacaatacctaGTACGCTTGAAATTTTAAAGGAGTATTTCTTTctacatagaaacaaaaaagaccgAAAGAAGCTATATCAGAATTTAATACCAGTTACCTCTGCTAGGAAGATTAGGGGTAAAAATCCaacccaaagaaataaagaaataataaagagcagaaaccAGTGAAACACAAACTAGAGTTGAAAGGATCAAGAAAGGCAACATTGGTTCTCTGAAGACTCATGAAATTAAGGCTGATTAACAAACTAGAGAAGACACCATTTCCCAGCAGAGAGCACAACGTAACACCACTATCACAACGGCCAAGATGAAGGAAAAAAGCCCAGATAATTCTAAGTGCTACAGTGACCACGTGGAAGAGCTGGGACTTGCAGCCGTGAATGGAAAACCCTGGAAAGTAGTTCGGCAACATCGTGAAAGAGGCACGCAGCCTAAAGCTCGTCAGAAATGCACCAAAACTCAGGTACAGAGAGGTTCATGGCAGCACTAAGTTTTGTAAGAACTAAAAAGCTGGAATCACAGAAGGCCCTCCAGAGCACAGTCAtacaacaaatgaagaagaaggaATCACCTGTTGCTACAGCACAGACTTCACACCGAGTGAACAAAATGAGACACTAAAGGATTCATACTGCATGAGTCAATTTACACAAATTTCAAAAAGGGGCAAAACTCGTCTCTGGAGTTAGAAGTCAGGGCTGGTGGGACTGGAAATGGGCACGGGGACTCTTACGGTGCTGGTCACGTgggtgtgttcagtttgtgaaaattcatctaCTTTTACACTTACGATTTGTGTCCTTTATTGTATATGTGCCCATATATACCAAACCTTCAATTTaaaacaagttttttaaaaaagaaaattataccatCATACGATAAGTGACCCGTGACAGAAACTtcagagttatttttttaaaacttccttcTTCCACATTTATCTGTCAGGGCCCCGCAGCCTGCCAGTTTGTAACACATGTTAGTTTGGTTCAGAGAGTACCTGGCAGCTATGCTTGTTGAGATATTTACAATCACATCACTTCAATCAAATTCGAAGAATACACACTGGGCCTGAATCCTGCCATCATCACAACAGAGAAGATGGTGCCACCTACCTGCAGTGCAGGAAGCCGATTTTGCTGGTTGGGAATTACTTTCAATGAGATCATTCCTTTGGtttctttctattaaaaaagaaaggtgaaatAAAATCGTCATGTAAAACGAGCTGGGGTGACTGGGGGTTTCATTAAGTCATTTTTCCCCTCCCAAAGTCCTGggcattttttttcccaatagcCATCTTTACTGTACACTTTGAAATCTTGTAGCACAATGCTTCCTCCAAGACAGAAGTGTCATGTGCCCCATAAACCAGCATAACAAAGAATAACGAACAAAGGCTAATAGTTTTCCCTCCTCCGCGCAGTCGACCCCCAACAGGTCCCCAGAAGTACTTAAAATGAGCCCTGGCACACGAACAGCCACACATTTCTCCACACCAATAAAGGGCCAGTCATGTGCCTAAATACTTACACACAAATTCAGACATGTGTATTTTTGCTAGttgttttt is from Orcinus orca chromosome X, mOrcOrc1.1, whole genome shotgun sequence and encodes:
- the MPP1 gene encoding 55 kDa erythrocyte membrane protein: MTLKASEGESGGAMRTALSDLYLEHLLQKRSRPETVSPQLSAVTEDMYTNGPAAPGSPTRVQGQEARKVRLIQFEKVTAEPMGITLKLNEKQSCTVARILHGGMIHRQGSLHVGDEILEINGTNVTNHSVDQLQKAMKETKGMISLKVIPNQQNRLPALQMFMRAQFDYDPKKDNLIPCKEAGLKFVTGDVIQIINKDDSNWWQGRVEGSSQGSAGLIPSPELQEWRVASGAQSAPSEAPSCSPFGKKKKYKDKYLAKHSAIFDQLDVVSYEEVVRLPAFKRKTLVLIGASGVGRSHIKSALLSQSPDKFEYPAPYTTRPAKKSEEDGKEYHFVSTAEMTRSIAANEFLEFGSYQGNMFGTKFETVHQIHEQDKIAILDIEPQTLKIVRTAELSPFIVFIAPTDQGTQTEALQQLQKDSEAIRGQYAHYFDLSLVNNSVDETLKKLQEAFDRACSSPQWVPVSWVY